agcacatgcgggtggagggagacgagagggaatgaggaggaggaaaaagccgagcgagagagaggagagtgcgatgaagacggtgagaaaatgagcgctagcagtcagaaagtggagatttcttaaagtgttccgttattaaatccatagaaatgataaatatttgatatatagcttttttttacattagtaaattattttacatatagtttagcattattttggttataaatgtactctacgcaacagaaaatctgaggagccacttgggagccaaaagaaccggctctctagaaagagccggaattcccatcactatggACAGCACCGTGCACTCCGGTCCAGTAGGTGGCGATGACGCACCTTTACATTGGTTCTCAGTGGGAGGCTGGTAGACAGCAACATTAAATCGACTTCATTAGGCTTGATTCCGACCGGTACCGGTTAAGATGCCGGTGTCAGAGACGGATGGGAGCCTGAGGGAGCGATGTTTCCAGGCTGTCGGGAGGCATTTCGCCGCTTTGGGGACAGAGGCGGTTCTCGGTAAGAGCACCGTAGGCTAACGGCTCTTGTGTCGTTGGTATTGAGCGCGTTTCTCACCTAGCTGCCGTGTTTCTCCAGCTCTTCCGTCACGTCTCATCTCGGACCTCCTGCCCTACCTGACCGTGTGTCAGCTGGACCAGGTGCAGCCGGTCCTGAACCGGAGAGGTACGGTCCGTCCACACGAACGGTCTCCGAGCTGGGAAAGTCTCGTTCACCGTCAAGTGTTTTGTGTTTTAGGGATTTCCACCTTCCCTGGTTGGTTTAAGATCTTGCAAGATTTGTCCGGCTTCACTACGGTAGGTTTGACCCCTTTTCAGTCTCATAAATCAGCAGGATGTGTTTCTAACTCTGCTGTTGCGTTTCAGGCACTAAAGTTCAACACAGAAGAAAAGGCGAAGCAGGAAGTGATGAGATTTCTTTTTATACTCGTGTTTTATGGCTTTAGAAACCGCTACATCACGAGACACGGCACACATTTGAAGAGCAGGTCTTTCTTGTTGGCTGCTGCTAGTTGCATCGAAGAGGTTTTAGTCCTGGATATTACCAACAGGTGCCTTAATTCTTTAACTTGCGATCAGAGAGCTCTTATAACTCTGTTGGAGAAGAATGTTAGGAGGGTCGGTTGCTCTTTGGCGGACCTGGCAGGGACAGAGGCACCGGCTGTACTGTACACCCTCCATCGGCTGTTCGACCATGGGGCAGCTACAAAGCTTTGCATGAATATGGACTCTCCCACTGTGCTGGCCTGGCTCCTACATGGACGGGGAACCCAGTATGTCAACCCAAAGATGAAGAAGCCAAACCAGATCTGTTGCACTTCAGAAACATCTTCAGCCAATGAACAAGTAGCCAGTCTCCATCCTCATACAGAGGCTTCAGATGCTGAAGAGGATCACCGTACTCCAAGCAAACGCCCCAGGTTGGACAACATGGTACTGGGGGATTCTGGagacttggtctttactgtggatCCACGTGTTCTCTGTCAGACCTTTGGTTGCTCTGCTGCTCCTTCAGCTGAAGTCTGTTCCAGGGGTCAGATTGAATGTCTGGAGATCAGATCTTGTACACCTGATTCCCTCAAAGTCCTGAGTCCAGCTCTACCCACATTTTTCTGCCTTCGCTCTCTAACTCTTCTGAACTCCTGTAAGTTTATTTCTGATTGATCTTTGGGGCAGCTCAAGGGCTCACACAAACCCATTTCAACAGTCTGAATCTTTGTCCTTCGCAGCTTTAGATACGAACCAGGAGCTTTTCTCTGCTGATGTgagaattttaaaaaataatttcatttttcagggggaacacCCTCATCCCCAGCCACCACCACCCCAACAAAAcaagcaaaaaaacaaacaaacaaaaaaaaaacaacaaacgaATAAAGTGGCTGTGGTGACCTATGACCCCTATAGGGTCGATGTATTACCCTGGTTCTGAATCTGTCTGACAGGAATGATTGCAAGGCCCTCCTGAGTCAGATGTGTTGGATAGGAAGCGTTCTCAAAAAGAGTCAGACTGATACTTCTTATTACATtttagagggaagtctgggtcaagAAGTGGTCCAGTGAAGGAAATCTGGTactgtttataaaaaaaatatgcTCCACGTTTCCAAACATTGCTTTTAACAAGCATGTGTGCCCTTTTAAATTTAGTTTCTTCAAGGCCTCTAATCTTGCATGCACTGCAGCTAAAGTTGCTCCAGAATTATTTAGTCTTCCTAACTCAGTAGACCTCAGACTAGTCCATCATTGTAGGTTTAGATGGGTTAGTCTGTAGTAGAGCTGCTGAAGACCAGAGTAAAATTTAAACATTAGTGATCATTGCAGTGATGAGTCCTCTTTGAGTTCAGCCATCACAACTTTGTAATGTTTCTGTGCGTTTCATCATTTTATCATTGGAACCAGGTGTGAACGGAGGACAGAACGAGGCCATCAGATCCATGATGCGGATGCAGCTCTCTCTGACTATACTGTATGGTTCATAGAAGTCCATGCAGCTTTTTGCGAGGTTGATAGTGATGAATTTGTGGTATAGGCAGCCTAAGATCATAGGAATTGACTGGATTTAAGGTTccagatcatgctattttaaacctacgagggcaaaggtaggcacaatatACAATATACTACCatcggcactattgagatgttagTTTATCttgagttattttcatcagcttGAATGTATACCTGGAAATGAAACCATTCGTTTCAGTGTAGCTCTGCCCACACCTGCATTAACAAAATCACACATACGTCAGCATCTTAGGCGAGCCTGTTGTTGTTGTATTGTCCTTGGTAGTCCAATTGTTAAAGAGTTGGCCTTTCGTCTTGTTTTGTCATCTGCTGACGCCAGTTCAACTCCTGATgtcggcagtaatttatttagccagctgaagcagatttcatgttttcatattttcatatttgttttgttttgttccttCTCATTATTTTCtgaaatgtactgataaacattagactttcatatatattagattcattacacacaactaaaGGAATGACGATgacaatgtggaatgaccttccaagcactaccagaactgcggcgtccttttcaattttcaagaaactcctgaagacccatcttctaaactagcaccctccctgcacccgtcccccctctctaccgtccactcctttgttccctcctctccatgactgatgtcaagttgttgttattgttgttgttagcctcaagggcaacatgccaattatcacttgtaagttgctttggacaaagcgtctgctaaatacataaacaaacataaacataagtagttcaagccttttattgtttctaatattggtgattttggcgtacagctcatgaaaacccaaaattcctatcaaaaaattagcatatttcttcTGACCAATGAAAGAAAAgtgtttaatacaaaaaaaaagtcaaccttcaaataattatgttcagttatgcactcaacacttggtcgggaatctttttgcagaaatgactgcttcaatgcagcgtggcatggaggcaatcagcctttgggtgtgaggtgttatggaggcccaggatgcttcgatagcggccttaagctcatccagagtgttgggtcttgcgtctctcaactttctcttcacaatatcccacaggttctctatgGGGtttaggtcaggagagttggcaggccaactgagcacagtaataccatggtcagtaaaccatttaccagtggtgttggcactgtgagcaggtgccaggtcgtgctgaaaaatgaaatcttcatctccataaagcttttcagcagacggaagcatgaagtgctccaaaatctcctgatagctagctgcattgaccctgcccttgataaaacccagtggaccaacaccagcagctgacatggcaccccagaccatcactgactgtgggtacttgacactggacttcaggcattttggcatttccctctgcccagtcttcctccagactctggcacctttatTTCCGAATGacttgcaaaatttgctttcctcCAAAAAAGTACCTTGgatcactgagcaacagtccagtgctgcttctctgtagcccaagtcaggcgcttctgccgctgtttctggttcaaaagtggcttgacctgggaatgcagcacctgtagcccatttcctgtacacgttggctctggatgtttctactccagattcagtccactgcttccgcaggtcccccaaggtctggaatcggtccttctccacaatcttcctcagggtccagtcacctcttctcattgtgcagcgtttccttcccacagacttcccactgaggtgccttgatacagcactctgggaacagcctatttgttcagaaatttctttctgtgtcttaccctcttgcttgagggtgtcaatgatgggcttctggacagcagtcaggtcggcagtcttacccatgattgcagttttgagtaatgaaccaggctgggagtttttaaaagcctctggaatcttttgcaggtgtttagagttaattagttgattcagatgattaggttaatagctcgtttagagaaccttttcatgatatgcaaattttttgagataggaatttttggttttcatgagctgtatgccaaaatcatcaatattagaagcaATAAAAGGctcgaactacttcagttgtgtgtaatgaatctaatatatatgaaagtctaatgttcagTTTCACTTTTATGTATAATTGggtgtgtgttttttattagcatttctattaCTCATAATCTAGTTAAAGCATatcttatcaatcaatcaaaatcatTATAAATGACACTAGAATAGGCACAAGTCTTATGGAGGActtatttactaacttgggtcagacacaGACAAGGAAGTGCTGAAGCTGGGTGAAGACACTTGTAAAATTTAATGATGAATTTTTGATCTGACTTCTGAGCAGTGAACAGGTAAGTGGACATTCTTCACATGGGAAGTCCCACTTTCACCAACTGCAGACCTGCAGCTATATATCATTTTTTTGGCCCTAAAGTCTATGCCACCCTATGCCTGCAACTAAGAGAAAGTGGGCATTAGTGACCTACTTCCAGGGGAGGTGGGTTTCAGGTCCCAAGACCAGCTTCAGggggaggagcagggcctgacGATGCACTTTGTTTGCATTGAGGCTTCTGcaggcttttcaaaataaaactcaaaattaGCTGTTTAGACAGGAAAGTGCATGAATATAGCCAAAAAGGTTgggggggggtatttttcacGAGGATAACATTACATGGTAAAAATATGTTGAAATGTAGATTTTCTTGGATAGGACCCCTAAAGAACTGATCAGGTTGGGCCTGTTTTTGGCTGCAATGGGAGAATGTTTGTTTTCCCCTTCAGATGTTGATATGGTGGTGATGTTGACGTTTGAAAGGGGATGGCTTAAAATTAAATACAGTGGTTACCAGCCACCAATTGCGGAAGTTGTCCCACTTAAAAAGACGAGAAATCTGTAATTTTCATATACAATCCAGGAGATTCCATTGTATGATTTTTAAAGAATCTATTTGTAAAATGGTGCAGAAAATAAGTGTTTAATACATACAAACAAGCAAGAATTCTGACCCTCACACACCTGTTATTTCTTCTTGAAGAAGCTCTTGTAACCTCTACTCATTACCTGCATTAATAGCACCTGTTTGAGTTTGTTATATAAGACACCTGCccacacatttaaacagtcagacTCCCAACAGGAAAGCAGCTCAATGAGAAGGAATCAACTGTTGAAATGATATAAAAAAATTGCATAAGTACAAGATCAATGATAATCTCCCCTCAAACTGGGGCTCCATGTAAGATCTGACATGTTGGGGTTAAAATGATCTTGAGAAGTGTGAAGAAACTGCCCAGAActacatggtggtggtggggcagTAAGGTTACTTCTGGTATCACACTAAGTCATCATGGATTAAAATCTTGCAGTGCTCAAAGTCCCCCTGCTTAAGCCAGCTCATCTAAAATGTGTAATGCAATGTGGTCCGGTGAGATCAAAATAAAACTCTTTGGTATAAATGGGttttggcacaggagttaagtgcttgcccctaaTCAGAAGGgtacaggtttgagccccgctcagtctgctgCTGtcatttgtgtccttgggcaagacatttaacccaccttgcctgctggtggtggtcggagggaccggtggtgccagtgttaagccgggcgtacactgtgcgactttttcactcgtagcactcagcttcagctcaaactgtacgacttcctcgcagagcagatctcacgagtcatgcgctcacactgcacgacccagttctcggatgcgacctgactgctcacactgtacgtctggtagcaacacatcggccctaaaaatatgctaaaaatagctgtttttacacaacacgtaatttgcctgttgtccttcgggagtgctgcaggaggacacacagggaattatgggggttggatgagaaaaacgaaataaagaaagtaaatctgtgttttgtgatcagtttaatctgacatgaacacaacaaacacggtttcttgacaatctttgtgagtaaaaaaacgtgtagaaatagtgGGCGAGTGgtcttgatgcatgattgcgcatgcgccgtgagcggttctgatacattttgggctgcagctgctcgcagcgccgcttcaacagtgcgataccctcacgagggatgagcgaaatattaaacacgccagaagtccgtgcaagctcacgattgctgatcggtagctggtcacatggtgttaatcgcctctcgtaacccccctgtacactacacgacgctcggcgcaaaactcgccccgatctcgtggattctcgcacgagtgtaaaatcggctcaaaaaagtgaaaaagtcgcacagtggacGCCCGGCTTTAGACAGACTGgtctttgtcagtgcgccccagggcagctgtggctacaatgtagctcattaccaccagggtgtggatgggtgaatgactatgttgtgaagcgccttggggggttccaggactctaccgctatctcaaatacaggccatttatcatttaaataggGGGAAGAATTCTGAGTTGCATCCCTAGAACACCAAACCCACTGTAAACATGGGGTGGAAATGTTAGGCTTTGGGGCAGCTTTTCTTCTAAGGGAGCAGGACGACTGATTAAGGAAAGTATGAATGG
This Nothobranchius furzeri strain GRZ-AD chromosome 16, NfurGRZ-RIMD1, whole genome shotgun sequence DNA region includes the following protein-coding sequences:
- the lrrc41 gene encoding leucine-rich repeat-containing protein 41 — its product is MPVSETDGSLRERCFQAVGRHFAALGTEAVLALPSRLISDLLPYLTVCQLDQVQPVLNRRGISTFPGWFKILQDLSGFTTALKFNTEEKAKQEVMRFLFILVFYGFRNRYITRHGTHLKSRSFLLAAASCIEEVLVLDITNRCLNSLTCDQRALITLLEKNVRRVGCSLADLAGTEAPAVLYTLHRLFDHGAATKLCMNMDSPTVLAWLLHGRGTQYVNPKMKKPNQICCTSETSSANEQVASLHPHTEASDAEEDHRTPSKRPRLDNMVLGDSGDLVFTVDPRVLCQTFGCSAAPSAEVCSRGQIECLEIRSCTPDSLKVLSPALPTFFCLRSLTLLNSSILKENDVLDVAAALKKLSDSSCSSLTELSIGVLPSIELMINIVESFPRLTSLSVEIQKAFWLPPDIFHPPLSAESELPLEKLTVKISDDQTDVRFITSLLSRSPHLTVLHVVGLRPTGSTQRQLLSAISESNRHLRFLDFEDMKLCGCLPEILNLLRACKLEELRLGDCRLLENCVNQEESVQQLVAALKMVPSLCKLSLAQNRLSKSVCVLAHLFSGSSQSPIKHLDISSNFILPADMLEFAKRLRSLSPLQGLTLDLRKNPADRDLDTWNKALQRLRPFRLILDNGWKSTDTMLDHVSNM